The proteins below are encoded in one region of Cololabis saira isolate AMF1-May2022 chromosome 21, fColSai1.1, whole genome shotgun sequence:
- the nfil3-6 gene encoding nuclear factor, interleukin 3 regulated, member 6: protein MFGEESQEMRDQQEGPVLHAMETPAAGTEDAVSILTSGNLLARSLLGRTVGTKRKESSPANIRRKREFIPHDKKDEGYWDKRRKNNEAAKRSREKRRVNDMVLESQVLALLEENARLRAELLALKFRFGLVKDASSPQILQLTAAPHQTPAPHYYLPRGDGALQRSPHANTQTALNTRTHREAGNISEDSGFSTPGGSSVGSPVFFDDRLSDHGKFSPHRPEEGYDLHHSPSDVHHSAELSEEKLDQAEGMKNLPHKLRFKTPGISEGLDSMADSAGGARRSPALPNAAGREFPREAPRGANGGETAAGHCPGSWLQQLEGDEGRRERHSPHYQTTAAGYGLHTPPTHGQSEAQYQHENTYLKSQLSSLSEEVAQLKKLFTEQLMAKIN from the coding sequence ATGTTTGGAGAGGAGTCCCAGGAGATGAGGGACCAGCAGGAGGGCCCGGTGCTCCATGCCATGGAGACCCCTGCGGCGGGGACAGAGGACGCCGTGTCCATCCTGACCTCCGGCAACCTGCTGGCTCGCTCCCTGCTGGGTCGCACCGTAGGCACCAAACGCAAGGAGAGCTCCCCCGCCAACATCCGGCGCAAGCGTGAGTTCATTCCCCACGACAAGAAGGACGAAGGCTACTGGGACAAGAGGAGGAAGAACAACGAGGCGGCCAAGCGTTCGCGGGAGAAGCGGCGTGTGAACGACATGGTCCTGGAGAGCCAGGTGTTGGCCCTGCTGGAGGAGAACGCTCGCCTCCGGGCCGAGCTGCTGGCCCTCAAGTTCCGGTTCGGCCTGGTGAAGGACGCTTCCAGCCCACAGATCCTGCAGCTCACCGCAGCTCCTCACCAGACCCCCGCTCCTCACTACTACCTCCCGAGAGGGGACGGAGCCCTCCAAAGATCCCCCCACGCCAACACCCAGACGGCCCTGAACACCAGGACCCACAGGGAAGCGGGGAACATATCTGAAGACTCGGGTTTCTCCACGCCGGGGGGGTCCAGCGTCGGCAGCCCGGTCTTCTTCGACGACCGGCTCAGCGACCACGGGAAGTTTTCCCCCCACAGACCCGAGGAAGGTTACGACCTGCATCACTCACCGTCCGATGTCCACCACAGCGCAGAGCTCAGCGAAGAGAAGCTGGACCAAGCCGAGGGGATGAAAAACCTCCCCCACAAGCTGCGATTCAAGACGCCCGGAATCAGCGAAGGGCTGGACAGCATGGCCGACTCCGCCGGCGGCGCCAGACGCAGCCCCGCGCTCCCCAACGCCGCGGGACGGGAGTTTCCCAGAGAGGCCCCCAGAGGAGCGAACGGCGGGGAAACGGCAGCGGGGCACTGCCCCGGCTCCTGGCTCCAGCAGCTGGAGGGGGacgaggggaggagggagaggcACTCGCCTCACTACCAAACCACCGCCGCCGGCTACGGCCTTCACACACCCCCCACACACGGACAGAGCGAGGCTCAGTACCAACACGAGAACACTTACCTGAAGTCCCAGCTCTCCTCTCTCAGCGAGGAAGTGGCTCAGCTCAAGAAGCTTTTCACAGAGCAGCTAATGGCCAAGATCAACTGA